One window of the Nicotiana tabacum cultivar K326 chromosome 4, ASM71507v2, whole genome shotgun sequence genome contains the following:
- the LOC107761372 gene encoding zinc finger BED domain-containing protein RICESLEEPER 2-like — protein sequence MEENGSRVSEVCEGGGSNDSIPNTECLSLDEAPKKRKVMQPRSDAWNHFEKYDDPSGAKRAKCKYCEKTYAAATKGNGTTSMNNHLTKYPKMPRKIENNQTQLSFLLASNGTNEGVLTTWKFDQALSRRALAQMIILFELSFSFVGKEGFKKFIGVTIPQFQIPSRRTLTRDCYELYCEQRQSLKKSFNEARPKICLTTNTWTSIQRINYMCLTAHFIESDWKFHKRIIIFCPISSHKDDDMAAVITNCLLDWGLENIFTITVDNASSNDVTVREVSKQLTTWGTNIMNGKHLHVRCMAHILNLIVQGGLKEIGVSIERVRQAVRYIRLSPARIRKFKECCESQKLTSKRTLCLDVSTRWNSTYMMLDTA from the coding sequence ATGGAAGAAAATGGAAGTAGGGTAAGCGAAGTCTGCGAAGGTGGGGGTTCAAATGATAGCATACCTAACACTGAATGTCTCAGTCTTGATGAAGCTCCAAAGAAAAGGAAAGTCATGCAACCTAGATCTGATGCTTGGAACCATTTTGAGAAGTATGATGATCCTAGTGGAGCTAAAAGAGCAAAATGTAAGTATTGTGAAAAAACTTATGCAGCTGCTACGAAAGGTAATGGTACTACATCAATGAACAATCATCTCACTAAGTATCCCAAAATGCCCCGTAAAATAGAAAATAATCAAACACAACTAAGTTTTCTACTAGCTTCAAATGGGACAAATGAAGGGGTGCTTACCacttggaaatttgatcaagcACTTAGTAGGAGAGCTTTAGCtcaaatgataattttgtttgaACTGTCATTTAGTTTTGTTGGAAAGGAAGGATTTAAGAAGTTTATAGGAGTCACAATACCTCAATTTCAAATTCCTTCTCGTAGAACATTGACAAGAGATTGTTATGAACTTTATTGTGAACAAAGACAAAGTTTGAAGAAGTCCTTCAATGAAGCACGTCCAAAAATCTGTCTTACAACAAATACTTGGACTTCTATACAAAGAATAAACTATATGTGTCTTACTGCTCACTTTATTGAGAGCGATTGGAAATTTCATAAAAGGATAATAATCTTTTGTCCTATCTCTAGTCATAAGGATGATGATATGGCGGCGGTTATTACTAATTGCTTGCTTGATTGGGGTTTGGAAAATATATTTACTATAACGGTAGATAATGCTAGTTCCAATGATGTGACAGTAAGAGAAGTGTCTAAACAATTGACTACTTGGGGAACTAATATAATGAATGGTAAACACCTGCATGTTAGATGTATGGCTCACATACTTAATCTCATTGTACAAGGTGGGTTGAAAGAAATTGGTGTTTCTATCGAGAGAGTTAGACAAGCTGTGAGATACATTAGACTATCTCCCGCTAGGATTAGAAAGTTTAAAGAATGTTGTGAATCTCAAAAGTTAACTTCCAAGAGAACATTATGCTTAGATGTTTCTACTCGATGGAACTCTACATACATGATGTTAGACACAGCATAA
- the LOC142179858 gene encoding zinc finger BED domain-containing protein RICESLEEPER 2-like — MKEKFVKYWGEPEKMNNMIFIASILDPRNKLDYVPFAIVRMFGEKEGKKMILEVKNYMDSLFDYYVRKNSKGSTSASSGNTTATMSGYGSFLKRGTMRTKLEFEKHKEVTGGLGAKSELDRYFAEDIEPETDEFKILKWWKINEPRFSILAEMARDVLAISISSVESECAFSTGGRILDSFRSSLMPKLVQSLICLQDWLRSEPIPIKVEEDLEYLEQLELSNYFVFCIYYITNSLLNTDA; from the coding sequence atgaaagaaaaatttgtcaagTATTGGGGTGAACCTGAAAAAATGAACAATATGATCTTTATTGCATCAATTTTGGATCCCCGTAACAAGCTTGACTATGTTCCTTTTGCAATTGTGAGGATGTTTGGAGAAAAAGAAGGGAAGAAAATGATTTTAGAAGTGAAAAATTATATGGATTCTTTGTTTGATTATTATGTAAGGAAAAATTCAAAAGGATCTACATCTGCTTCATCTGGAAACACAACAGCTACCATGAGTGGTTATGGTAGCTTTTTGAAAAGAGGAACAATGAGAACGAAATTGGAATTTGAGAAACATAAGGAAGTGACAGGAGGTTTAGGTGCTAAATCAGAGTTAGATAGATATTTTGCTGAAGATATTGAGCCTGAAACGGATGAGTTTAAAATCTTAAAGTGGTGGAAAATCAATGAGCCTAGATTTTCCATTCTTGCGGAGATGGCTCGTGATGTGTTAGCCATTTCTATTTCAAGTGTTGAATCAGAATGTGCATTCAGTACTGGAGGTCGCATTCTTGACTCGTTTAGGAGTTCGTTGATGCCTAAACTGGTGCAATCTCTTATTTGTCTTCAAGATTGGCTTAGAAGTGAACCTATTCCTATTAAAGTTGAGGAAGACTTGGAGTATCTAGAACAACTGGAACTTAGTAATTATTTTGTGTTTTGCATTTATTATATTACAAATAGTTTACTTAACACTGATGCATGA